The genome window GATATCAAGGTTAGTGGAGTTTTGTTTTGCTACTAGCTCACTGTTTAAATGTAAACGGGCACCAATGTAATCAATATTGTTTTTAGCCTGAGCACGAATATCTAGTGTTTGTTGATAATTAAGTTGTTGTAATGTGTTTGTTGTTTGTTTGGCTATTACATCGACACTTTCAACATAAAGTACTTCATAAATTGGCATAGTTTCCACATGTGTAGATGCATATACTGAATTTGCTAAACAAGCTGCTGGTGCTGACATAATTGTTAATGCTAATAAAGTTGTAGTTAACGTTTTCATAATAATTTCCTAAAAGTTTGTAGTAATGTATTTAAAAATAAGTGCTGTTTTTTTGTACTTAACTATAAGATACACGATGTTAAAAAAACGTTGCAAAACCCTTGTAAGCAAGTGTGTCAAAACAAGGGAATTGAATGTTTTTGTTACATTCAAAATGGAAATTGCATTTTATCGCTATAAATATGTCATTCATCGATGTTGCCGTTAAATGTTTAATTATTTACTTAAAATCAATGTGTTAAGCTTTGTTTTCACGTTTCTTTTATTGTGCTAAGTTAAATTTTTTTGCAAAAGTTATTCGGTTAAGTACTTGGTATTGTGTATAAGCTTGGTTAAAATCATTAACAAAATAACGTGCCTTAAAAGTTGGATTGATAGTGTTGAAAGTTGATTGTTTAATTATTGGTGGCGGGATGGTCGGCGCTGCTACTGCGTTATCATTAGCTGATTTAGGCTTAAAGGTTGCGTTGGTAGAAGCTAACGCTCCACAATCTTACTTACCTGAACAAGGACTAGACTTGCGCGTGTCGGCGATATCTTTAGCGTCAGAGCAACTTTTACAGCAATTAAACGCTTGGCAGCAAGTAAAGGATTGGCGCAGCTGTGTTTATAAACGCTTAGGAGTTTGGGAAGATGATATTGCCTATGCTGAATTTAACGCTGATGAAATACAACAATCACACTTAGGCCATATTGTCGAAAATAGATTGATTCAGTTATCGCTTTGGCAGCAACTCGAGCAAAAGAACAATGTCACATTATTATGCCCTGAGCAGCTTGATACATTCAGCCAAAGTAGCGATAAAGTTTTTGCACAATTAACAAATACTCAAGTTGAAGCCAATTTCATTATTGGCGCAGATGGTGCGAATTCCAAAGTAAGGCAAATTGCTGGCATTGGCATCACAGGTTGGGACTATCAACAAAGTGCAATGTTGATAAACGTTAAAACTGAACTAGCCCAACAAGATATTACTTGGCAAAAATTTGTACCTGGTGGGCCATTAGCTTATTTACCTATGCCGGGCAATAATGGTTCATTAGTGTGGTATCAAGATAAAGCTGAAATAAGACGTTTATCAGAATTAACTAACGAGCAATTACAAACTGAAGTAGGTAAAAACTTCCCTAAACGTTTAGGGAAAGTTGAAGTGATTGCTAAAGGGGCCTTTCCTTTAACCAGGCGACATGCAAATAACTACGTTAAAAGGCGAGTAGTACTATTGGGCGATTCAGCTCATACAATTAACCCTTTAGCGGGGCAAGGGGTAAACCTTGGCTTTAAAGATGTTGCTGCTTTGCAAGCTGTTATTGCTAAAGCGATAGGCTCTGGTGAAAATTATCATGATGAGACAGTATTAAAGCGTTATGAACGTAACAGACGCACAGATAATTTATTAATGATGACCGGTATGGATGCTATTTACTCAACCTTTGCTAATCCATCGACGCCAATCAAACTATTAAGAAATATTGGAATATTTGCAGCGCATCGAGCACCGTTATTGAAGAAAAAAGCTTTAGCTTATGCCTGTGGTATTCGTTAGCTTTATTTGCTTTTCATTTATTATATTTCAGGCATTACCGAACCTACAGCATCCATGGTGGTTCGGATTACCTTCATCTCTAAACGCAAAAAAACTCCAAAATAAACTTAAAAAGTTCACTTTGGAGTTTAAATGGTGCGGACTTCGATGTTTGAACTCTCACATCGCAAGATACTGGAACGCTTATATATACAGGCAGCGCGTCTAGGTCCAATATTAGTGCCACGTCCGATATTTTCTTGGAACTGTTATGCTTCAGGCATAAAAAAACTCCAAAACAAACTTAAAAAGTTCACTTTGGAGTTTAAATGGTGCGGACGGAGAGACTTGAACTCTCACATCGCAAGATACTGGAACCTAAATCCAGCGCGTCTACCAATTCCGCCACGTCCGCAATCCGAGGGGAATTATAGAGATCGTTTACTAAAGCGCAAGTGATTTTTATCAAAAACAAAAAAAACTTAACTGGCTGTTTAAAAAATGCACATATTCTAATTATTTCCCATTTATCGAAGGCCTCCAACTGCTAATAACAGAGAGAGAAAAAATACACCTTCATGCCTGATAATCTAAAGTGACATCGGGGACTTCATTAAGCGTTTTTTGAATATAAAATAAGAAATCTTCTACGACTGGATAGCGTTGCATTCACCAGTTGAACTCACAGCCAAAAGCGGAAGTAGAAAAACACCGTCATTCCCGCGAAGTCGGGAGTACATGATTTCGGCTGCTTTGTGCCAGAAGCTGAAGTAGCTTACTCAATAATTCAGTTCAGGTTTTGCCACTAACCGGACTGTTTGGTTTGGGCTATAGATATTCAAGCACCGCACAACAGCTTAATACTGACTTACTAAGAAAAATATAGGAAAACCCAGAGAGCAGACGTTTGAAACTTTTAAATTCCAGCTTTTCAGTTATTCGATTGGGTTCTAAGAAGAAAGGCAAAATGTCAGGCTCGGACCGTCAGGTCAGTGCTGCCTTTTTATTTTATTATTAAATCAATCATCCGTTTGGCTTACAACAACAAGTATCAACGCACTGGCAGTAAAAATCATAAATGCACCTTTATAGGATGAATCACCTATAGCTGTTTGCCACATTTGAAAATATGCAGCAGCAACCACCATAAATAAGCCAAACCAAGTAACCATAGAAACCAAACATCCGATAATCGCATAATGTTTTGCGCTATTAAATTCGTGACTTGTTGCCTGCCGGTTCTGCCACATATGATAAGCACCTAAAGTAGATATAATGCCAGCGCTAAACTCACAAGTTAACACTATCGCT of Thalassotalea fonticola contains these proteins:
- a CDS encoding FAD-dependent oxidoreductase — translated: MLKVDCLIIGGGMVGAATALSLADLGLKVALVEANAPQSYLPEQGLDLRVSAISLASEQLLQQLNAWQQVKDWRSCVYKRLGVWEDDIAYAEFNADEIQQSHLGHIVENRLIQLSLWQQLEQKNNVTLLCPEQLDTFSQSSDKVFAQLTNTQVEANFIIGADGANSKVRQIAGIGITGWDYQQSAMLINVKTELAQQDITWQKFVPGGPLAYLPMPGNNGSLVWYQDKAEIRRLSELTNEQLQTEVGKNFPKRLGKVEVIAKGAFPLTRRHANNYVKRRVVLLGDSAHTINPLAGQGVNLGFKDVAALQAVIAKAIGSGENYHDETVLKRYERNRRTDNLLMMTGMDAIYSTFANPSTPIKLLRNIGIFAAHRAPLLKKKALAYACGIR
- a CDS encoding DUF2165 family protein; the encoded protein is MAIRYLKITLILLVALQALIYAIQNVVNIDATYQSIAYVISNQDHQAYPFSVGPDVTNPIFIWITLAIVLTCEFSAGIISTLGAYHMWQNRQATSHEFNSAKHYAIIGCLVSMVTWFGLFMVVAAAYFQMWQTAIGDSSYKGAFMIFTASALILVVVSQTDD